The Corynebacterium halotolerans YIM 70093 = DSM 44683 region GGCGGCGGGCAGCCAGATGGCGACGTAGAAGGCCACCACCGCCAGCACGGTCACGCCGAAGCCGGTCCAGATCGCGCGGCGGGCGGCCTTGAAGCCGTAGCACTCGGCGAGGACGTCGCCGACGACGTAGGCGATGGGGAAGAGGAAGAAGGCGCCGTCGGTGATCAGCGGGCCGATGGTCACGCCCTTGGTGGCGGTGATGTTCGAGATCAAAAAGACCGCGACGAACAGGGCGACGAGGACGGGGTAGTAGCTGGGTCGGATACGGATGAAGCGGGCTTTTCCGGACGCCCCGGGCTGGTTCGTGGCAGCAGCGGAGGCGCCCTGCCCAGGTGCAGGGAGATTCGAGTTGTTCACGGGAAAGATGCTGCCACACGTGGTCGTTAGGATGGGATTCATGCCTGAAACCTCCTCCGGCGCGGGCCGGTACGCGCCCTCGCCCAGCGGCGATCTGCACTTCGGCAACCTGCGCACCGCCCTGCTGGCCTGGCTGTTCGCCCGCGGCACCGGGCGGGCTTTCCACCTGCGGGTCGAGGACATCGACACCCAGCGCTCCTCGGCGGAGTCCGCGCAGCGCCAGATCGAGGACCTGCTGACCCTCGGCCTGGATTTCGACGGCTGTGTCGTCCACCAGTCCGACCGCTTCCCCGCCTACGAGCAGGCGCTGACCGAGCTGCCGGTCTACGAGTGCTACTGCTCGCGTAGGGAGATCCGGGAGGCCGCCGCGGCTCCGCACGTCACCCCGGGCACCTACCCGGGCACCTGCCGCGACCTCACCGGGGCGGAGCGGGCGCGGCGTCGCGAAGAACTCGCCGAGGAGGACCGCGTGCCCGCTCTGCGGCTGCGCGCCGGGGTCACGGAGTGGACGGTGCAGGACTATTTCCACGGGCCCTACACCGGTACGGTCGATGATTTCGTGCTGCGCCGGGGTGGGCGCGCCGATCAGGGCCGGGACTGGGCGTACAACCTCGCGGTCGTCGTCGACGACGGGCACCAGGGTGTTGACCAGGTCGTCCGCGGTGATGACCTGCTCAGCTCCGCGCCGCGCCAGGCCTACCTCGCGCATCTGCTCGGCCTGCCGGAGCCCGGCTACGTGCATGTGCCGCTGGTGCTCAATGACAGGGGGCAGCGGCTGGCCAAGCGCGACGGCGCGGTCACCCTCCGCGAGATGCTCGCCGACGCCCCACTGGCCGAGATCGTCGGCCGGCTCGCCGCGTCGCTGGGCATAACGGGCGTGCGGACGGCGGGCGAGCTGCTCGAGCACTTCAACCCGGCGGAGCTTCCCCGCGAGCCGTTCGTGTGGGGGAGTGTGTAGCGCCGCGCATCGGCCGTTGGGCGGACCTTGAGGCGGGATTCGTCATGTCGACGTCTGATGTCTGCCCTTGCGCCGCTTTACGACGTCGCTGTGGGCCAGGTTCTGCGGGAGGGCGGACGCTGAGGCCCGGGGCACCCGTCATCCGCGCCGGTGTCCGCCCTTGTGCTGATTCCCACCGCTGGATCGCCAAGGCCCCGGGAGGGGGCGTTCATCCTCCCGGGGCCGTCAGAGACCAGTTACACGGCCTGGGCGGGCTGCTGGCGGGTCCACACGCGGTGCTGGGACAGCAGGGTCGTCAGCTCACCGAGCACCTTCGGCAGCTTCTTCTCGGTGATCACGCCGTCGGCGGAGACGTCGACACCGGCCGCCTCGAGCGCAGACTGGGCCTCGGGGCGCAGCGCGATCGCCTTCTTGTGCCGGAAGGCCTCATCGACGATCACCCGGGCGGCCGGCACCGCGGGCAGGTCGGCGACGACGACGGCATCGAACTCCACTGACCGGGCGGTGAGATAGGTGCGCGAGACGTCCACATCCGAACCGGCGAGCTTGCCGCCGGTGGTGGAGACGA contains the following coding sequences:
- a CDS encoding queuosine precursor transporter; this encodes MNPILTTTCGSIFPVNNSNLPAPGQGASAAATNQPGASGKARFIRIRPSYYPVLVALFVAVFLISNITATKGVTIGPLITDGAFFLFPIAYVVGDVLAECYGFKAARRAIWTGFGVTVLAVVAFYVAIWLPAADFYDGQDAFAQVLGLVPQIVLASLAGYLVGQLLNSWVLVAIKKRTGEKSLWARLIGSTVVGEFGDTLLFCLIAAPVIGITTVGDTVNYVLVGFAWKTLIEIVLLPVTYAVIGWVKKREGYWAEPAAAAGS
- the gluQRS gene encoding tRNA glutamyl-Q(34) synthetase GluQRS, which produces MPETSSGAGRYAPSPSGDLHFGNLRTALLAWLFARGTGRAFHLRVEDIDTQRSSAESAQRQIEDLLTLGLDFDGCVVHQSDRFPAYEQALTELPVYECYCSRREIREAAAAPHVTPGTYPGTCRDLTGAERARRREELAEEDRVPALRLRAGVTEWTVQDYFHGPYTGTVDDFVLRRGGRADQGRDWAYNLAVVVDDGHQGVDQVVRGDDLLSSAPRQAYLAHLLGLPEPGYVHVPLVLNDRGQRLAKRDGAVTLREMLADAPLAEIVGRLAASLGITGVRTAGELLEHFNPAELPREPFVWGSV